A stretch of the Methanobacterium veterum genome encodes the following:
- a CDS encoding acyltransferase family protein yields MIRDLKLDNLKGMAIILVVLTHFIQETQFYNLFAFNFTYKFVYLFHMPLFIFISGYLSKISPDSGMKAFKGVFIPYLIFETLWIVFIFLKNGTIPSAMYFVPEVGLWYLLSLFFWRTMLPVANRIKYIFWISILVGLFVGAVDFKIGFLSISRTICYFPVFLLGFYFKDMKEKFVINKYLAGGILIVLLTAVTFLVKPYTANILELKLSYSALHLGNLEGIILRFIVMVVGMISVILLFNIMTSKKTFLTKIGRNSLPVYVLQFYFIFNLPIIINYLGLNFIFKDYLLTTLYVISATVMVTFILSRDKVNEYVNTLIKVVTGILVKDESQNDNDFPFSNIRGFLDKILSFNSIYKR; encoded by the coding sequence ATGATTAGAGATCTCAAATTAGATAACTTAAAGGGAATGGCTATAATTCTAGTAGTTTTAACCCATTTTATACAGGAAACTCAATTTTACAATCTCTTTGCGTTTAATTTTACTTATAAATTCGTATATCTTTTTCACATGCCATTATTTATATTTATTAGTGGATATCTTTCTAAAATTAGTCCAGATAGTGGTATGAAAGCATTTAAAGGTGTTTTTATACCTTATTTGATATTTGAAACTTTATGGATTGTATTTATCTTTTTAAAAAATGGAACTATTCCTTCAGCCATGTATTTTGTACCTGAAGTTGGTTTATGGTACCTGCTGAGCTTATTCTTCTGGAGAACAATGTTGCCTGTTGCAAATAGGATAAAATATATTTTCTGGATTAGTATTTTGGTAGGATTATTTGTAGGGGCTGTAGATTTTAAAATAGGATTTTTATCAATTTCCAGGACTATCTGTTACTTCCCTGTTTTTCTTTTAGGGTTCTATTTCAAAGATATGAAAGAAAAGTTCGTTATAAACAAGTATTTAGCTGGAGGAATTTTAATTGTGCTGCTTACAGCAGTCACGTTCTTAGTTAAGCCATACACAGCTAACATTTTAGAGCTAAAACTTTCTTATTCTGCTCTGCACCTTGGGAATTTAGAAGGAATTATTTTAAGGTTTATAGTCATGGTTGTTGGAATGATAAGTGTTATCCTTTTATTTAATATCATGACTTCTAAGAAGACATTTTTAACTAAAATTGGAAGGAATTCATTGCCAGTTTATGTCCTGCAGTTTTATTTCATTTTCAATTTACCTATTATTATTAATTACCTTGGTTTAAATTTTATATTCAAGGACTATCTTCTTACCACTCTCTATGTTATCTCAGCTACAGTTATGGTAACATTTATCTTATCTAGAGATAAGGTGAATGAATATGTAAATACTTTAATTAAAGTTGTTACAGGAATTTTGGTAAAAGATGAATCGCAAAATGATAATGATTTTCCATTTAGCAATATACGTGGATTCTTGGATAAAATATTAAGCTTTAACAGCATTTATAAGAGATAG
- the hemL gene encoding glutamate-1-semialdehyde 2,1-aminomutase gives MKSEELFKEAKNYLPGGVDSPVRAYKPYPFFAKEAKGSKIIDVDGNSYIDYCLAYGPLVLGHANEKIMGKVVEQLKIGSAYGVPTENEIELAKLVIKKVPCAEMVRFVNSGTEATMSAIRLARAATSKKKIIKFEGSYHGAHDYVLVKSGSGAAGLPDSPGVPEDTTKNTVLIPFNNKEAVVDLIEREGDDIAAIIVEPIMGNVGFIPPKEDYLKFLREITGQNNIILIFDEVITGFRIAEGGAQEYFGVTPDLVTFGKILGGGFPIGALAGKKEFMEMIAPAGTVYQAGTFNGNPVSITAGLAMLNQLNDNFYAESERKGKLIRTGIQDILSDNNLDFKIAGLSSMFQLYFTDKEVYDYASAKSADTEKFNHYFQTLLKNGVFIPPSQFECCFISSMHDKEDIQKTLEAVEKAIKV, from the coding sequence ATGAAATCTGAAGAATTATTCAAAGAAGCCAAAAATTATCTTCCAGGAGGAGTAGATTCTCCTGTTAGAGCTTATAAACCATATCCTTTCTTTGCAAAAGAAGCAAAAGGTTCTAAAATAATAGATGTTGATGGAAATTCATATATAGATTACTGCCTCGCATATGGGCCTCTCGTTTTAGGTCATGCAAACGAAAAAATAATGGGTAAAGTTGTAGAACAGCTTAAAATAGGTTCAGCATATGGTGTTCCTACAGAAAATGAAATTGAGCTTGCAAAACTTGTAATTAAAAAAGTACCATGTGCCGAAATGGTTCGGTTTGTAAATTCAGGTACAGAAGCAACTATGAGTGCCATAAGACTCGCAAGGGCAGCTACAAGTAAAAAAAAGATCATCAAATTTGAAGGGTCCTACCACGGGGCACATGATTACGTTCTCGTAAAATCAGGTTCTGGAGCTGCAGGATTGCCAGATTCACCAGGTGTACCCGAAGATACAACAAAAAATACAGTTTTAATACCTTTCAACAATAAAGAAGCTGTGGTAGATTTAATAGAAAGAGAAGGGGATGACATTGCAGCCATAATTGTAGAACCTATAATGGGAAATGTAGGTTTTATTCCGCCGAAAGAAGACTATTTAAAATTTTTACGTGAAATTACAGGCCAAAATAATATTATCTTAATATTTGATGAAGTTATCACTGGTTTTAGAATAGCTGAAGGTGGAGCTCAAGAATATTTTGGTGTAACTCCCGATCTTGTAACTTTCGGTAAAATTCTTGGTGGAGGATTCCCTATCGGTGCTTTAGCTGGTAAAAAAGAGTTTATGGAAATGATAGCTCCAGCAGGCACTGTTTATCAAGCAGGGACATTTAATGGAAATCCAGTATCAATTACTGCAGGACTTGCAATGTTAAACCAGCTTAATGATAATTTTTATGCAGAATCAGAGAGAAAAGGAAAGTTGATAAGAACTGGAATTCAAGATATACTCTCCGATAATAATCTGGACTTTAAAATAGCTGGTTTAAGCTCTATGTTCCAGTTATACTTTACAGATAAAGAAGTATATGATTATGCCAGTGCTAAATCTGCAGATACTGAAAAATTCAACCATTACTTCCAGACTTTACTTAAAAATGGAGTTTTTATTCCGCCATCACAGTTTGAATGCTGCTTCATATCATCCATGCATGACAAGGAAGATATTCAAAAAACACTGGAAGCAGTAGAAAAAGCAATAAAAGTTTAA
- a CDS encoding glycosyltransferase family 2 protein translates to MDLSIIIVNYRTYDLTKQTIESVINKNHPFSYEIYVVDNASADGSLENLKKDFSRESENGLIKFIANEENKGFAHANNLALNQISSKYVLLLNSDTIVVDDCIEKCIDYMENDNTLGAVGCKVVLPDGTLDKACRRSFPNFNVSFYRMTGLSHIFPKSERFGRYNLTYLDENETYEVDCLVGAFMLLRSAAIRQVGLLDETFFMYGEDIDWCYRIKAAGWRIVYYSDAEIIHYKGASSKQKNKLIYEFYRAMYIFYNKHYKDEYSRIITAITYAGIWGMYGLKLSLNTLKTNYGMIMPNKPPKEPVSQLSK, encoded by the coding sequence ATGGACTTATCTATAATAATAGTGAACTATCGTACATATGATTTAACAAAACAAACCATAGAATCTGTAATCAACAAAAACCACCCTTTCAGTTATGAAATATACGTGGTGGACAATGCATCAGCTGACGGCAGTCTCGAAAATCTAAAAAAAGATTTTTCCAGAGAATCAGAAAATGGTCTAATTAAATTTATTGCAAATGAAGAAAATAAAGGCTTTGCCCACGCAAACAATTTGGCCCTGAATCAAATATCTTCTAAATATGTACTGTTACTTAATTCTGACACCATAGTTGTTGACGACTGCATTGAAAAATGCATAGACTACATGGAAAATGATAATACATTAGGTGCAGTGGGATGTAAAGTTGTTCTACCAGACGGCACGTTGGATAAAGCATGTAGGAGAAGTTTTCCCAATTTCAATGTTTCATTTTATCGAATGACAGGATTGTCACATATTTTTCCAAAAAGTGAACGTTTTGGAAGGTATAACCTCACATATCTTGATGAAAATGAAACTTATGAAGTTGATTGTTTAGTTGGAGCTTTCATGCTGCTAAGATCTGCTGCTATCCGTCAAGTAGGGCTTCTAGATGAAACATTTTTCATGTATGGGGAAGATATTGACTGGTGCTATAGAATTAAAGCAGCTGGCTGGAGAATAGTGTATTACAGTGATGCTGAAATAATCCATTACAAGGGAGCAAGCAGTAAACAAAAAAACAAGCTCATATATGAGTTTTACAGGGCAATGTATATCTTTTACAACAAACATTACAAAGATGAATATTCTAGAATTATAACCGCAATTACATATGCAGGAATATGGGGAATGTATGGATTAAAACTATCTTTAAACACATTAAAAACTAACTATGGCATGATTATGCCCAATAAACCTCCAAAAGAACCTGTTTCGCAACTATCTAAATGA
- a CDS encoding DUF4012 domain-containing protein — protein sequence MSLKDMSWKKKIAIIILVIFIAGILFVAYEYETTTSDENVLQGDHNILILCADPSEKRPGIGAVDMAFVVHTHDGNIENVTPIYPGGMAHPTASPPEYLKETQGVNKLYLHDSLWDANVETGTKLAQEIVQYNTGYKTDVVVVVTPDAIDALINSIGPIYVNGTDVTGSSIAFVRNEQYNENMSRGEAVKSVMNPMINAIKDKSKFSAFLQTATAQYAQGNIIVVPKDAFVKIAIAYGFKSLL from the coding sequence ATGTCATTGAAAGATATGTCGTGGAAAAAGAAAATTGCTATCATAATTCTAGTCATTTTCATTGCCGGCATTTTATTTGTAGCTTATGAATATGAAACTACAACTTCGGATGAAAATGTACTGCAAGGAGACCATAACATACTTATTCTCTGTGCAGACCCTTCAGAAAAGAGGCCGGGTATTGGGGCTGTAGATATGGCTTTTGTAGTCCATACACATGATGGAAATATTGAAAATGTAACACCAATATATCCTGGCGGTATGGCCCATCCAACTGCTTCACCTCCGGAGTATCTAAAAGAAACACAGGGCGTAAATAAGCTTTATCTCCATGATTCCCTATGGGATGCTAATGTAGAGACCGGAACTAAGCTAGCTCAAGAGATTGTTCAGTATAATACTGGTTATAAAACGGATGTTGTTGTAGTGGTAACTCCTGATGCTATAGATGCGTTGATAAATTCTATTGGGCCGATATACGTTAATGGCACAGATGTTACTGGTAGTTCTATAGCTTTCGTACGAAATGAACAGTATAATGAAAATATGAGCAGGGGTGAAGCCGTAAAATCGGTTATGAATCCTATGATAAATGCTATAAAGGATAAAAGTAAATTTTCTGCATTTTTACAGACAGCTACTGCCCAATATGCTCAAGGGAACATAATAGTTGTCCCAAAAGATGCATTTGTAAAGATAGCTATTGCATATGGGTTTAAATCTTTACTTTAA
- a CDS encoding glycosyltransferase family 2 protein: protein MDTKILVIIPNFNGRHFLKTCLDSIKKQNYLFYEVIIIDNASSDESVRYIHENYPEFTLIQNKENLGFAAAVNQGIRSSSSEYVFLLNNDVELEPDSISNLLKCIEKDERIFAVSSKMIRYNDRRKMDDAGDEYTILGWTRKVGDGKSPDLYVAERETFSACAGAALYRRSILDELGCFDENFFAYMEDVDISYRARIQGYKCVYCPEAVIYHFGSGTSGSKYNEFKIRLAARNNVYVPYKNMPWPQLVINGIFLLAGYFIKYIFFFKKGQGSTYLNGLKEGFNSLGKLEKTKYEHKNITNYLKIEWLLIKNTVKFIFF from the coding sequence ATGGATACAAAAATTTTAGTTATTATACCTAATTTCAATGGGAGACACTTCCTTAAGACGTGCCTTGATTCGATTAAAAAGCAAAATTACCTCTTTTATGAGGTAATAATCATAGATAACGCGTCATCTGATGAAAGTGTAAGGTATATCCATGAAAATTATCCTGAATTCACTTTAATACAAAATAAAGAAAATTTGGGCTTCGCAGCCGCAGTTAATCAGGGAATTAGGAGTTCATCTTCAGAGTATGTGTTTCTTTTAAATAATGATGTTGAACTAGAGCCAGATTCCATTTCAAATCTTTTAAAATGTATTGAAAAAGATGAACGTATATTTGCAGTCTCTTCCAAGATGATCCGCTACAACGATAGGCGTAAAATGGACGATGCTGGAGATGAATACACTATTTTGGGCTGGACCCGGAAAGTAGGCGATGGAAAATCTCCGGATCTATATGTTGCAGAAAGAGAAACTTTCAGTGCCTGCGCTGGAGCTGCTCTTTATAGAAGAAGCATTTTAGATGAACTGGGCTGCTTCGATGAAAACTTCTTTGCATATATGGAAGATGTGGATATCAGCTATAGAGCAAGAATTCAAGGATATAAATGTGTATATTGTCCTGAGGCGGTTATCTATCATTTTGGCAGTGGAACCAGTGGTAGTAAGTATAATGAGTTTAAAATCAGATTAGCTGCAAGGAATAATGTTTATGTTCCATATAAGAATATGCCATGGCCTCAACTGGTAATAAATGGTATTTTTTTACTTGCAGGCTACTTCATAAAGTATATATTTTTCTTTAAAAAAGGACAGGGCAGTACCTATTTAAATGGTCTAAAAGAGGGATTTAATTCTTTAGGGAAACTTGAAAAAACGAAATATGAACATAAAAATATTACCAATTATTTAAAGATAGAATGGCTTTTAATTAAAAATACTGTAAAATTTATTTTTTTTTAA
- a CDS encoding YhgE/Pip family protein: protein MIKESIKIFKNDIKTIKQLPILVVFLIVIICLPSLYILFTVPSAWDPYSQTSNMKVAVVNEDMGYSTNGTHYDIGNMLVDELKNNTNFSWQFVDKRTALDGVKNGKYYAALIITGNFSEDLLSIETTTPQQAKIQYIDNEKLSPIATRLTSAGANEIQTKINGEIVKTIDGIIFGKLSDVGKVAKENKAQFIKLRSFVNELNGKIGVIDSSISEANSDMGTVQKIWPKVSDALPEIQKYSNYARNSYDSLYNQILADPHKSLTKVQDMESQVSTTITGLKYVDAILTSLYNATGDAQLEPVITQIETDIGYANQVLTVLKHIETDIKDGKNPKGKLTELKSLIDQMDDGVNTLVANKARINQKINKAAATLNMVNSKWPTIKNVIPIAAAKLNSINEEDIDKLIAFSDTNQGDVKNYFESPVELEKEGMYPVNNYGSSLAPFYIALSLWIGCLIAIAMVAARVKSNIYSVRAAYFGRMNLFLVIGFFQSLLIALSVLLLNVQNSSAALMTLTILIIGMCFMIIMYSIVSIFGSLGKVIAVLLLILQIASSGGIYPAELQFTFFQVIQPYLPMTYAIRALREVVAGVLWNSYWYNLGILFISTSMILVLALLITGKIKNSQDLEEKLKDSGLVG from the coding sequence ATGATAAAAGAATCAATTAAAATATTTAAAAATGATATTAAAACGATTAAACAACTTCCAATACTCGTGGTCTTTTTGATAGTGATTATCTGTTTACCTTCACTGTATATTCTGTTTACCGTTCCTTCTGCATGGGATCCCTATTCTCAAACTTCAAATATGAAAGTTGCTGTAGTTAATGAAGATATGGGTTATAGTACTAATGGAACGCACTATGATATTGGAAACATGTTAGTTGATGAGTTAAAAAATAATACCAATTTTAGCTGGCAGTTTGTTGACAAGAGAACGGCACTAGATGGTGTTAAAAATGGAAAATATTATGCAGCTTTGATAATTACAGGTAATTTCAGTGAAGATTTACTTTCCATCGAAACTACAACTCCTCAGCAGGCTAAAATACAGTACATAGACAATGAAAAATTGAGTCCGATTGCAACAAGGCTTACCAGTGCTGGGGCTAATGAGATACAAACTAAAATTAATGGTGAAATAGTTAAAACCATTGATGGGATTATTTTTGGTAAGCTCAGCGATGTAGGGAAAGTGGCTAAAGAAAATAAAGCACAATTCATTAAGTTAAGATCATTTGTAAATGAGTTAAATGGAAAAATAGGCGTTATAGATTCTTCAATATCTGAAGCAAATTCAGATATGGGCACAGTACAGAAAATATGGCCTAAAGTTAGTGATGCACTGCCTGAAATACAAAAATATTCCAATTATGCAAGGAATAGTTATGATTCTCTGTACAATCAAATTTTAGCTGATCCACACAAATCTTTAACTAAAGTTCAGGACATGGAATCACAGGTCAGCACAACCATAACTGGTCTTAAGTATGTCGACGCGATTTTAACCAGTTTATACAATGCGACAGGTGACGCTCAGCTAGAGCCTGTCATTACACAAATTGAAACTGATATCGGCTATGCAAATCAAGTTCTCACAGTTTTAAAACATATAGAAACTGATATAAAAGATGGTAAAAACCCTAAAGGGAAATTAACCGAGTTAAAATCTTTAATTGACCAGATGGACGATGGTGTAAATACCCTCGTAGCAAACAAAGCCAGAATAAACCAGAAAATTAACAAAGCTGCGGCCACATTAAATATGGTTAATTCAAAATGGCCTACAATTAAAAATGTTATACCTATAGCTGCAGCTAAGCTTAATTCGATAAATGAGGAGGATATAGATAAATTAATTGCATTCTCAGATACTAACCAGGGTGATGTTAAAAATTATTTTGAAAGCCCGGTAGAACTAGAAAAAGAAGGTATGTATCCTGTGAATAATTATGGATCTAGTCTTGCTCCATTTTATATTGCTTTATCGCTATGGATAGGGTGTCTTATAGCTATAGCTATGGTAGCTGCGCGCGTGAAATCAAATATATATTCTGTTAGGGCTGCTTATTTTGGAAGAATGAATTTATTTTTAGTAATAGGCTTTTTTCAGTCATTATTGATCGCATTAAGTGTATTGCTCTTAAATGTACAAAATTCATCAGCAGCCCTAATGACATTAACCATATTGATCATAGGCATGTGTTTTATGATAATCATGTATTCAATAGTTTCAATCTTTGGAAGTCTGGGGAAAGTAATAGCAGTTTTACTGTTGATTTTGCAAATTGCGTCTTCGGGAGGAATTTATCCTGCAGAACTCCAGTTCACTTTTTTCCAGGTTATACAGCCATATTTGCCCATGACATATGCTATTAGAGCTCTCAGGGAAGTAGTTGCAGGAGTTTTATGGAACAGTTACTGGTACAATTTAGGAATATTATTTATATCCACAAGCATGATCTTAGTGCTGGCATTGCTAATTACAGGAAAAATAAAAAATTCACAAGATCTAGAAGAAAAATTAAAGGACAGCGGGTTAGTTGGATAA
- a CDS encoding undecaprenyl-phosphate glucose phosphotransferase — protein MIRQNQRFFNLAQVIIDIMVIAFSLICAWFVRFQSNLFIHESNLGFGYYMLSLLVIIPLYILLYSVFGLYTPQRTKSVRSLPVNIIKANVMGLLMLVTFLFIIEQIDYSRYLLALFAVFSTVFSSIERIIFRQSLRFIRSKGFNIKYILMVGGGVLGEQVATKLNQREYLGYNIIGFLDDNIENGHKIANSQIIGNIDDLCDVILTNQIDKVIITISPRHSALLESIIDLCERYGVKAEIVPDYYRYFPAKHYIDMIDDIPIIDIRYVPLDSSFKKIVKRISDLLFAITGIILLSPVLLLTAVIIKLSSPGPIIFKQERIGFNRRKFVMYKFRSMKIQDEEAEKHQWTVKDDPRTTKFGSFIRKTSIDELPQLFNILKGDMSLIGPRPERPYFVEKFREEVPDYMIKHHVRPGMSGWAQVHGWRGNTSIKKRIEFDIYYVENWTLILDIKIFLMTLIQGFVNKNAY, from the coding sequence ATGATCAGGCAAAATCAAAGATTTTTTAATCTGGCTCAAGTAATTATAGACATAATGGTAATCGCATTTTCACTCATATGCGCATGGTTTGTCCGCTTTCAGAGTAATTTATTTATTCATGAGTCTAATTTAGGTTTTGGATACTATATGTTATCCCTTTTAGTCATTATACCATTATATATTTTATTATATTCTGTTTTTGGTTTATATACACCTCAAAGGACTAAAAGCGTTAGATCATTGCCTGTAAATATCATTAAAGCAAATGTTATGGGATTATTAATGCTTGTGACATTCCTTTTTATAATTGAACAAATTGATTACTCCAGGTATTTACTTGCATTATTTGCCGTATTCAGTACAGTATTTTCCAGTATTGAAAGAATCATATTCAGACAATCACTTCGATTTATACGCAGCAAGGGTTTTAATATTAAATATATTCTAATGGTAGGGGGAGGAGTACTAGGTGAACAGGTTGCAACTAAACTCAATCAGCGTGAATATCTTGGATATAATATAATAGGATTCTTAGATGATAATATTGAAAATGGACATAAAATTGCAAATTCCCAAATAATAGGAAACATTGATGACTTATGTGATGTTATTTTAACAAATCAGATAGATAAGGTAATTATAACAATATCACCAAGACATTCTGCTCTATTGGAATCTATAATAGATTTATGCGAAAGGTATGGTGTAAAAGCAGAAATTGTACCTGATTATTATAGATACTTCCCTGCAAAACACTATATCGATATGATAGATGACATTCCAATTATAGACATTAGATACGTTCCTCTGGATAGTTCGTTTAAAAAAATTGTTAAAAGAATTTCAGATCTTTTATTTGCTATAACAGGCATTATACTTCTTTCACCTGTTCTGCTTTTAACCGCGGTTATAATAAAATTAAGTTCTCCAGGACCAATTATATTTAAACAGGAAAGGATAGGGTTTAACAGGAGAAAATTTGTGATGTATAAATTTCGTAGTATGAAAATTCAGGACGAAGAAGCAGAAAAACATCAATGGACAGTTAAAGATGACCCCCGTACCACTAAATTTGGTTCATTTATCAGGAAAACAAGCATTGATGAACTTCCACAGCTTTTTAACATATTAAAAGGAGATATGAGCTTAATAGGCCCTAGACCTGAGCGCCCTTATTTTGTAGAAAAGTTCAGGGAGGAAGTTCCAGATTACATGATTAAACATCATGTACGTCCCGGGATGAGTGGTTGGGCTCAAGTACATGGGTGGAGAGGAAATACTTCCATCAAAAAGCGGATAGAATTTGATATCTATTATGTGGAAAACTGGACTTTAATTTTAGATATAAAGATATTTCTAATGACTTTAATCCAGGGTTTTGTTAATAAGAATGCTTATTGA
- a CDS encoding cobalt-precorrin-8 methylmutase, whose protein sequence is MGNDSIFMGASTKQGYDIASKSREIVRSLIADKIKDLSPAEQRIVERIVHSTADPEYADITEISSNFVDESIKAIKARKDILTDINMVKVGINKYEGEIKCYISHEDAIKLAKEEQITRAAAAMRIAHEEGFDGIIVIGNAPTALFEAINLVENEGMKARSIAGVPVGFVGAAESKEALTKTKIPNIITQGPKGGTPVAVAIANSLIGLEKLD, encoded by the coding sequence ATGGGTAACGATTCTATTTTCATGGGTGCATCAACAAAACAGGGCTATGATATAGCTTCTAAAAGTAGAGAAATAGTAAGATCATTAATTGCAGATAAAATAAAGGATCTTTCTCCAGCCGAGCAAAGGATAGTTGAGAGAATAGTTCATTCTACAGCAGATCCGGAATATGCAGATATCACTGAAATATCTTCTAATTTTGTTGATGAAAGTATAAAAGCAATTAAAGCCAGGAAAGACATTCTTACAGACATAAATATGGTCAAAGTTGGAATAAATAAATATGAAGGTGAAATAAAGTGTTATATCAGCCATGAAGATGCCATTAAACTTGCAAAAGAAGAACAGATAACTCGAGCAGCCGCTGCAATGCGCATTGCACATGAAGAAGGTTTTGATGGAATTATTGTAATTGGAAATGCCCCCACAGCACTTTTTGAAGCTATAAATCTGGTTGAAAATGAAGGTATGAAAGCTAGATCCATTGCAGGGGTCCCAGTCGGATTTGTTGGTGCTGCAGAATCTAAAGAAGCACTTACAAAGACCAAAATACCTAATATTATAACTCAAGGGCCAAAAGGCGGGACACCAGTTGCAGTGGCCATTGCAAATTCGCTTATTGGACTTGAAAAATTAGATTAA
- a CDS encoding MarR family winged helix-turn-helix transcriptional regulator, with translation MEKSELIDLDDFLIYQIYGSARLLRFQLQKLLDENEPNFTPEQAFLLYKLYGNDGQSQRQLADKILNDYPNITRLIDKLEKKGYVRREVDENDRRMFKVYMSEEGKSRFNSFIPLIMHQRGKLLENISSDEEKIVKDVLKRIEQNVQKYSL, from the coding sequence ATGGAAAAAAGTGAATTAATTGATCTAGATGACTTTCTGATCTATCAAATTTATGGATCTGCACGATTGTTACGATTTCAACTTCAAAAGTTGTTAGATGAGAATGAACCTAATTTTACACCAGAACAGGCATTTTTACTCTATAAACTATATGGGAATGATGGTCAATCACAGAGACAGCTTGCAGACAAAATTTTGAATGATTATCCTAATATAACCCGGCTTATTGACAAGCTGGAAAAGAAGGGATATGTACGCAGAGAAGTTGATGAGAACGACCGCAGGATGTTTAAAGTTTACATGTCAGAGGAGGGTAAATCTCGTTTTAATAGTTTTATTCCCTTGATAATGCATCAAAGAGGAAAATTATTAGAGAACATCAGTTCTGATGAGGAAAAAATAGTTAAAGATGTATTAAAACGTATAGAACAAAATGTACAGAAATATTCTTTATAA